A region of the Nothobranchius furzeri strain GRZ-AD chromosome 13, NfurGRZ-RIMD1, whole genome shotgun sequence genome:
GAACTTGTCCTTGAACTTTGATATACAGGTCGGCAGTAGGATACCTCCGCTTATCACCATGCACACATTGGATAGGAATGGTGTCTAACACATTAACAAGGGAATGCGGGACCAGGGTTCTTTCCACTAGTGTCTGAACACTACCGGTGTCAATCAAAGCTTCCACACTCCTCCCATTTACTTCCACTTTGGTAACTTGTAATGGTAGAGCACCCTTTAGGTTTTCCTTTCCTTTTGCTGGAACAACACACAGTTGAGTGGTTTTAGCAGTGTTCTTGGGGCACATAGGTTTAGTATGACCTGGCAGTCCGCACAAATAGCAGATAGGTTCTTTATATTGTTTAGGAAACACCCCATCTGGGCGAAGGTCCCTCGAGGGACCCTTACCTGCCGTAGCCATTGCTGATTGGAATTGAGGTTGTCCATATGGGGTTCTCCGATTATCCTTCTCTTTGGAAGTCTTCCAAGCAGTGTAACTCCAGGGTTGTCCTTTTCGTCTTGCTGCGACAAACACCTCTGCTAATGAAGCAGCCTTGGACGCAGATGGAGGGTCATGTTCCCGAACCCAAACCTGAAGCTCAGGGGACAGCATACGAAGAAACTGCTCTAAAACAATCATTTCGCCAATGTCTTTAACAGTTTTACCTTGGGGGTGGATCCATTTGTCATAGAGCTCTTTTAGCCTGACATATAGCTCTTTAGGAGTCTCACCCGCTTCAACCTCTGTCGAGCGGAATCTCTGTCGATAAGTCTCTGGGTTGATATCATATTTCCTGAGAATAGCTCCCTTAACAGACTCATAGTCACGTACCTCCTCAATGTCCATGTGCACATAGGCACTCCTGGCTTTCCCAGTGAGTAGTGGTACAAGGTGGAAAACCCAGTCAGCCATCGGCCAATTACAGGATGCGGCAATCCTCTCAAAAGTAATCAGGAAATGTTCAATGTCATCAGTGTCTGTTAACTTTTCCAGTCTAGGCTCTGAGAAGGAACGACACTGACCTGGAGAGCTGATGGTCTTGAGACCCTCGGCCACCTGTTCCTCGTCGCCTTGCTCCAGCTCCTCAGAATCAGATTTCCTGAGAGGGTGTGGCTGTAGCTCCTCTTGCAGATGCCGAAATTGTTGCTGAAGCTCCTGGAACCTCCGATCCTGACGTCGTGCCTCTTCCATCAACATGTGATTCTGGGCCGTCTGTTGGCTCATGTGTGCCTGAAGTATCCCAACAAGATCTGTTAACGTTGGCTCCCGGGATCCTTCCGCTTCCACAACTGCAGGGCCAGCAGCCCCCTCATCTTCAGAACCATCCGACTGCTTTTCCGGTCCAGCTGGCTCCAAAGGCTCCACAGGTCGTCTGCCCCTGCCTCGCTGCATGGTTTCTTCCGTGGGTCTCACTAATTCAACACGTACTCATGGCTAgcaaaatcccacctctgccaccacttgtcagggacttgcataaaccagccagcagagcacggatgattttcttgacatgttaatttattacttttttttcttttctccaaagagggttccagccagcaattaacattacatgacaatgggtgtagaaacaaagtaacccaaactcaggatctgactacagacatgtacaaaaaataacctcctacagacacaacaggatcaacttaaatagtggctgatcagaccactgccaacacaatagggtgggagacatcagtaaacaaagaacataaataaactactgctaacaaattcatactaatcagtccattctgtttgagttacttcaaatgaaaacatattactatcaaaacccaactattatttacaaaagagaataactaaatacataaacacaggaatcttctcccttgagTTGGTATGATccaatggtgctgattaggccaagtgatctgctacagctgctccaactccaaggccactggcaactcaaagaaaacattaatcatacaaacccctacagactaaaaccgatgagtaactgaatgtgtgcacttcatacagtcacccaaacagtcaatccatggaaacaaacacctttgttcaaaataaaacattaacagttatttgcttgaagtgtggcagcagggcagctgtcacacgcacattcctatagggggtgaaaccatgtctcaaaggtcaccgggcctggtgtcactttaaagaagtagtccagttacacatttgtgggcttgcaacttggcttctgaatgtcctagagagatcaggtttgttttagtgtactccaatcaacagcccccactaccccaaaaaggactggagtcattagcacttatggcttttaaatggcacccagaattatgttgcacgaagcacaatttcacatcattctgggtccatttgtgtgaaaacaaggtccaatcaggctgaaacgttacaagaaggtagaatctattgagttgtaagtgatctgaacgtttcatgatgatcgcacattcctatagatgtcaaaccatgtcccgaaggtcaccgggcctggtgtcactttaaagaagtagtccagttacacctttgagggcttataacttggcttctgaatgtcctagagagatcaggtttgttttagtgtactccaaacaacagcccctacaacctcaaaaaggaatggagtcattagcacttatggtttttaa
Encoded here:
- the LOC129154626 gene encoding uncharacterized protein; its protein translation is MQRGRGRRPVEPLEPAGPEKQSDGSEDEGAAGPAVVEAEGSREPTLTDLVGILQAHMSQQTAQNHMLMEEARRQDRRFQELQQQFRHLQEELQPHPLRKSDSEELEQGDEEQVAEGLKTISSPGQCRSFSEPRLEKLTDTDDIEHFLITFERIAASCNWPMADWVFHLVPLLTGKARSAYVHMDIEEVRDYESVKGAILRKYDINPETYRQRFRSTEVEAGETPKELYVRLKELYDKWIHPQGKTVKDIGEMIVLEQFLRMLSPELQVWVREHDPPSASKAASLAEVFVAARRKGQPWSYTAWKTSKEKDNRRTPYGQPQFQSAMATAGQAEGGDTPAS